GAACCAAATCCAGAGCACTGCTAAGCTCAGCTCAGCTCACCAAACGCAGAGTTGAGAAGAGAATCCTGAAAAGGCACAAAACCAGGTTAGAAGGCAGTGATGCAGATTCCCATAGCCCATCACCAGTCTACAATAGGAACAGAGGAAGAAGATTTCACGGAAGCGAACGCCGGAGTTACTGTTACCATCAGACCAAAGATCCAAAGACAAGAATCCAAAGAGTTCCTACGACCACAAAGATCTCTGGAATAGTGCAGAGGGCAAGAAAGCGAGTTGcaaggaagagaagaaaagacaAGACCGATACTATCGAGTCTCGTTCTCTTAGCTAATCAGAGGAGGCGGCATCGGTTTCAGAGAGAACTGGAGAGACATCGAGAGGTCACACCTTTTCCCATGGCGGTCTCCCTCAGGCCTCAGGCTCTGGTGACCAAGTCCACGGCCAGGCGGAGCAGTGAGGGGTGGGGAAGCGAAACGATGCGATGCCCTCTGGAGATTCCTCCTACGTCCGACGATCACGAAGAAGCCTTTTTCTCCCAACGAAGCAACTGTTGCAAGTGTGAACTTTCTACAGTTGAGTCGGCCTCTCGCCTCCTCGTGTCTTCTTCTGCTCAGTGAGCTCTCCTTATGCGTGCAGAGCAAACACTGCTGCCAACTTTGGGACGCATACAGACACGAAGCGCTTTGTCAAGGGTACCACCAAGAGACGGAAAAGAGATTTGGAGATCCATAtaagaaagagagagggagagagagagagagagagagggtgtgtgtgtGGGTGAGCGCAAGAGCTAAAGCTTGGCTGCATTTATAGCTcagggtagagagagagagagagaatcgatGCAATGATGCCAAGAAGCAGGCAGccctttcttcttcctcccatTATGCAACGCAATGATGCCACCATTATGTCTGCAACTCATTCCAAATCCTAACATCACATGCTCTTCGTTCGTTTCATGCACGCCATTTTCCATCCCCTCGTTAGGTCACGGATCTTCTACGACACTTGACATACTTGGTTAATTTTCGTGGATCAGTAAGATCACAGGCGTGTTTAGGGCACGACCGCATGTGTGTTCTTCGACGTTTGGAGCCCTCACCGTCGCTCGTACGAAGTTACATCGTTCGTACCGCTCGAAACATAGTACAACGTTGACTTGACACTGTGGCAACACCATAGTCCCTCCCTGTTTGAGAATAATTTCCTGACTTCTCTCTCTTGTTCGGCAGATGCATCCGAGTCTCCTCCACACCCAAAACAATCCCAAGTCGTGACGATGATGAACTAAGTtccggatttgcaagaaatctgtggTCAGCATCAGTGTAATTGAGAACGAGGGGGAGGGAGGCATCAttcggtgtttagaagcagatctCTGTTATCGGGGGGCGATGATGGATGGCGGTGAAATCATGGGCATCTCAATcagctgtggctgtggctgtggctgtggctgtggctgtggcggTGGAATTCCCTCTCCCCTCTCCCCTCTCCCCTCTCCCCTCTCCCTGGAGACACGCAACTTACGACGAGGCTACATGTACCAAAGATTCCTCTGCCGGTGGTCGTAGCTCTCATCAGCAGGCATGCTGGCGACAGATGTCAGACAAAAGTCAGCAGAGGATTCGAAGCTTTCCCATCATCCGCACTGGAAGAAGAATAATATTTGGGGTCACTCGCACCCCTCCTCAATGTTCCTACCTGCCGAGTAGCATTGAGGATGTTTTCCTCCTTTGCGCTACTCGTCGTAAATGCTTGTCGGTGAAGAAGAACTCTGTTTTGCTTTGGGGGTTCAAAGATGATGCGCTGCTTGCTTTCGTTGCCGTTCCCCAACACCTCCTCATGGATTCATCTGCATACGCATCATCTACAAGAAAATGATCGAGaggcatcatcatcatctatcCGTGCGGTGCCACACCACCATGTGCTGCTTCGACTGCGGGAATAGAGTTAGCAATCAAATGTATCATACGACCTGTCGATTCCTacggttggttggttggttggttggttggtttatTCGGTCCCACAAGTCTGTGTCTGTGGTAAtacaagagagaagaaagaatcacATGGGAAATGGCATCAGACCGATGCTGGTTAGGGAGGGAAGAAGCACTTGGAAAGAAGACAATAGTGAAATGGGGTGGGTAATCTTTGGACATCAACAGCCGACACAGAACAAACAAAAATTGATGGATCACAAATCGATCGAGTCGGCTGATCAGAGCTCGACAACATTTGCATAGACTGCTGTTGGATCATGCTTTGAATATCAATCCCAACATGATAAAACCCGAAAGTGCCATCATTAGACAGACATTAACAGCCATGTCCAGACACAAATTTCTGCAACCACAGTATGTCCAGCAAAGAAAATTGTACTCTTACCATTCGACAAAAAAAATAATACCCTATTGGCAAAAGCAAGAAAGTAGAGAGAACGGTCACAAGCACACGGCAGAGCAGCAATTTCGGTGAAAAATATAGCAGCAACATCTCCTTGATGACCACAAACAGCCTTCCCATCTCCTTCCTTTCGACGCAATATCTAAGCTTTTACCCGTACCACAAACGAACCTGTTGTCGGTCAAAAACCAAAAAGTTATTCGTTACGCATTCCATTACTGAGAAAACCAGAATCCCTATCATCGGCATGTTTAGCCGTGTGATGCATTTATTTCTCTATTCTGCATGCAAAAACTTGGACTGAGTTAACTGGTCTACCAGAACTATGGAAGTCCCGGGTTGTTGATTTGGTGCTTAACCCGCCAGAAATTTTTTCCCCAAAGAAACATCTCTTGTGATGACATGGGGTTAGCTTATCACCTGGAATATAACCTACGTGAAATGCTTTATCTtacggaaaaaaaaaagagacttaCATGCAGGAAGGTTGGATATATCGGCGGAAACGGCACAGGGAATTCCCAAATTCGATAGGGCTCCCCTTATGATTCCACATGGGAAATATAGATGCATGCTTGTGGCCTCAGCAGCTTTGTTTTCGGGTGTCACAACTGAAGAGTCCTGAGATGCTTCACTGATATCCAATGATGGATCAATTGATACACGCGTAAGCCAACGGAATCTATTATCTTGCAGCACAAAGGTTCCCTGCACAATGTCAATATGATGTTATTAAATTACCAAAGAGACGTTTCCCAGATTCTTAATCTTCCTTAATATATTACTCTGTGGTTGGTCTTCAGGTTATCAATCTGCTTCTTGAACAGCTCCGACCAGAAATCCTTGCATATAAATTTGATGGCCTCTAGATGATCGCTGAATCGAGGGCGCTCCACAGTGTACCTGCACAAAGACAATGAGTGCACAGTAGAACATGAAACCCCTCGGGCTGAAATGTACCACATGAAAAATCAGAACATCAATGTCAGAATTAGAATAGCGAAAACCTTTATTTCATGATACTATCTCAATACAATACAAAATCCCATGCTAACTAGAAACAATGATGGCTTGCAAAAATCATTGCTTTGATGTACAGTGAGTTACTGTTGTCATATGGTATTGAATTGAAGGTATATTCCATGCTTATGATGTTCGGACAACCTTGGATAAGCAAATTGTTTATCAATTTACAAGGACCTTGTGTCGTACTGGACTGACCAACACATATATTGCCAGCATGTTACCAGCATAGAGTATGTTGCCCATAATCAAATCATGGCCGCATAAATATGCAGTAGAGTCAATTCTAGCACAGTTAACAAATTACCATGCTTGTATGGAGTATATTCACCGTGTATATGATTCAAGTAACAATTAATCAAAAGTCATGCAAGTACCTTGGTCATGTGTGTTCAGGCCAAACATGAGACTGCAATTCATACTCAATTAGCTGATTAAACCAAGGTTATAAAGCTAGGTTTTAGCACTTGGATGTTAGCTCAATCAACACAAGTACAAAGAAGTTCTAACTTCTAACTTAATTATCAGAAATATAGTCTTAATCAATCATGGTTCACATTATTTAGGAATTCATATGATCTTCTGGCACTGCTGCTTAAATTGGCAGCAAAGGCCCTGCCACCATGAGTTTATTCGGATGAGAAACCACTAGTTTACTGTGTAACTTACTTGCACTACTATGGATGACTTGAAGTTAAAGAGTGTCTTAATGTAGCATGAACCCTATTATGAAACAGCGATCTCATGTACGATTTCTGCAACTTGGCTGGGATCCCATCTATTGTCTCTTATTTCTTACCATCTTCACCTTTAGCAATAAGCTGTTCCCAATAGATTTTAAATCAGTTCAATAGAAGTTTATTTCttcatattaaataattttttacttgaTAAGACTTGTCAAAAATAAGTTCTAGTCTGACAGATTGGGACCTCACTCAGTGATCTCCAGACAATGATAATATCTTACTGAAAACACGCATGGGATGTTCATAGCCGAGTGATGTACATTATTGGGATGTTCACATGTAGTGGTTCGTTGGCGATGAATGCGGAAAcacacttcaaaattttcaagaattCAACCCATTAAGTTCACACACAAATTTCcaacataaaaaaaattctcGCTAGGCACATGATTAAGATGGATTTATCTCCAAGATAACAATCAAACCTGTAAACTAACAAGGGCATCCAGCTGCAGCTTAAACTGAAAGAAAATAAATTCTAGAAAATGGTTATCTAGCAAAAGAACATTTCTATTATATCAAAAGACGAGCTACTAAGGATAGCCTTGGACTCTACTCTTTGCTATGACCATCAGAAATATAAAGATGAAAGTTCACAAAATTATAATGCAGGGATGCTGAGAATGTGCACTGGCAACAATCGCAATCGATGGCCAGGTTTGGAACAAATAGAATAATCATCAACCGTAACTCAATCTAATACGGAAGATATTAAATTATCCGTTCCCCACAAAGTGGGATCTCCGTCCCATTTCCCTATTTCTGGTTTCTATAGTTTCGTTCTAAACTGACAAAAAAGACTAACACGAATAATCCTCAATTGGGATCTACAGTCAAAAGGAAGCAATAAGGGCCAATAAGAACCATCATAGTAAATTTCTAAATATTCCCAACAAATCCAAATCAGGCCCAGTTGCAAATGCAGCGGAATCTAGAATCCATGCTACAGATCCTCGGGTGGTTAACCATCAAGGCTACAGCTTCCAGTCAAATTCCAAATGCCAATTTTATCCCATACTTGCTTGAATTGCAACTATCTCAACAATCTTCCTGAAAAGAACGTTCTCGAACCCTAGTTTGCGGTGAAGTTTTACCCGATCAATACAAGACTAACAGGGCCAGGAAGCCCGCGCATGAAAAGATCTGAAGAGAGAGAATGGGATGCAGGCAGAAGAGAAAGGGGGGAAAGGCGGAGGGCAACCTCTCGATGAGCTGGTGGCCGACCTGGTACCCGATCGCCTCGATCCGGCGGGCGGCGAGCTCCGGCTTGGTGGCGTAGAACCGCTTGCAGTAAGCCGACACCATCTCGATGATCACGCCGTCGATGCAGCTCTCTGCCACCTCCCTTCCcat
The window above is part of the Musa acuminata AAA Group cultivar baxijiao chromosome BXJ1-1, Cavendish_Baxijiao_AAA, whole genome shotgun sequence genome. Proteins encoded here:
- the LOC135653357 gene encoding uncharacterized protein LOC135653357, translating into MGREVAESCIDGVIIEMVSAYCKRFYATKPELAARRIEAIGYQVGHQLIERYTVERPRFSDHLEAIKFICKDFWSELFKKQIDNLKTNHRGTFVLQDNRFRWLTRVSIDPSLDISEASQDSSVVTPENKAAEATSMHLYFPCGIIRGALSNLGIPCAVSADISNLPACSFVVRVKA